In Candidatus Binatia bacterium, a single genomic region encodes these proteins:
- a CDS encoding DUF6788 family protein: MERHIAFDWPVLPGSVSTARSRCGKSNCACKGKPPRLHGAYYRWTGFIGGKRTTKTISRETALECQRRIQNFRKLQREIERLVRASLGEAPWIPAKESKKGKKP; encoded by the coding sequence ATGGAACGGCACATAGCTTTCGATTGGCCAGTCTTGCCGGGCAGCGTGTCAACAGCCCGAAGCCGATGCGGGAAATCGAACTGCGCCTGCAAAGGAAAGCCACCCCGTCTGCACGGCGCCTATTACCGCTGGACGGGGTTCATAGGCGGAAAGAGAACCACCAAGACGATCAGCAGGGAGACGGCGCTGGAGTGTCAGCGGCGAATTCAAAACTTCCGGAAGTTGCAGCGGGAGATCGAACGATTGGTGCGCGCATCCCTCGGCGAGGCTCCATGGATCCCAGCCAAGGAATCAAAGAAAGGAAAGAAACCATGA
- a CDS encoding PAS domain S-box protein: protein MAKPMQLLLIEDSEADAELIVCELERGGYELRWECVDTAAALQAAVQRQPWDLITCDWIMPGFGAPAALALLKEHSVEAPIIIIFGEVGEEVIVTAMKAGAHDVVSKQRLTRLVPVVERELRETEVRRARQRAEEALRSSERRYRRLFETAKDGILILDAPTGQIMDVNPFLLQLLGHSREELVGKRLWEISPFRDVAGNQEAFTRLQAEAYIRYEHLPLEAKDGRRVAVEFVSNSYQENGDRIVQCNVRDISERKRVEEQLVVQSTALASAANAMVITATERKKSEEARRRGDQRFRALIDKSLDLIAILDRDGTYRYLNPAHEAVSGFRPDELGAFSYSVSHDLQAPLRHVNGFSKLLLGGYADKLDERGKHYLDRVCSATERMGQLINDLLSLSQVVRGDMQWQPVNLSALAQTIAEELQKTQPDRQVEFVIATDLVTRGDAGLLRVVLDNLLGNAWKYTSKHPRARIEFGFMQVNGQPAYFMRDDGAGFDMAYAGKLFGAFQRLHRSNEFEGSGIGLATVRRIIHRHGGRIWAEGAVEQGATFYFTLAPSSSNE from the coding sequence ATGGCTAAGCCCATGCAGCTGCTCCTGATCGAAGACAGCGAGGCCGACGCCGAGTTGATCGTGTGCGAGCTCGAGCGCGGTGGTTACGAGCTGCGGTGGGAATGCGTAGACACCGCCGCCGCGTTGCAGGCTGCCGTCCAACGCCAGCCATGGGACCTGATCACCTGCGACTGGATCATGCCAGGATTCGGCGCGCCTGCGGCGCTTGCTCTCCTCAAGGAACACAGCGTTGAGGCGCCAATCATCATTATATTCGGGGAGGTGGGAGAAGAGGTGATCGTGACCGCCATGAAGGCAGGCGCGCACGACGTCGTCAGCAAACAGAGGCTGACGCGCCTAGTGCCGGTCGTCGAGCGGGAACTCCGTGAAACCGAGGTGCGGCGCGCGCGCCAGCGAGCAGAGGAGGCGCTCCGATCATCCGAACGTCGCTACCGGCGACTGTTCGAAACGGCGAAGGACGGCATTCTCATCCTGGACGCCCCCACCGGGCAGATCATGGACGTCAACCCGTTCTTGTTGCAGTTGCTCGGCCATAGCCGTGAGGAACTCGTGGGGAAACGGCTGTGGGAAATCAGCCCCTTCAGGGATGTTGCCGGAAATCAGGAGGCGTTCACAAGACTCCAAGCGGAGGCGTACATCCGCTACGAGCACCTCCCGCTCGAAGCCAAGGATGGGCGGCGTGTTGCCGTGGAGTTTGTCAGCAACTCCTACCAGGAGAACGGCGACCGAATAGTCCAATGCAACGTGCGCGACATCAGCGAGCGCAAGCGGGTGGAGGAGCAATTGGTGGTGCAAAGCACGGCGCTAGCGAGCGCCGCCAATGCCATGGTGATCACCGCCACGGAGCGTAAGAAGAGCGAGGAAGCGCGGCGACGGGGTGACCAGCGCTTTCGCGCCCTGATCGACAAATCCCTGGACCTCATCGCGATATTGGATCGCGATGGCACGTACCGCTACCTCAATCCGGCTCATGAGGCGGTGTCTGGGTTCAGACCAGACGAACTGGGAGCCTTCAGTTACTCCGTGTCACACGATCTGCAGGCACCGCTGCGACACGTCAACGGTTTCAGCAAGCTCTTGCTGGGGGGCTATGCGGACAAGCTCGATGAGCGAGGCAAGCACTACCTCGATCGCGTGTGTAGCGCCACGGAGCGCATGGGGCAGCTCATCAACGATCTGCTCAGCCTCTCGCAAGTGGTACGCGGTGACATGCAGTGGCAGCCGGTCAACCTGAGCGCCCTCGCACAAACCATCGCCGAGGAGTTGCAGAAGACGCAGCCGGATCGGCAGGTGGAATTTGTCATCGCGACGGATCTGGTGACACGCGGCGATGCGGGGTTGTTACGAGTGGTGCTGGACAACCTGCTCGGCAACGCGTGGAAGTATACCAGCAAGCATCCGCGAGCGCGGATTGAATTCGGCTTCATGCAAGTCAACGGGCAGCCGGCCTATTTTATGCGCGATGATGGTGCCGGCTTCGACATGGCGTACGCTGGCAAACTCTTCGGAGCGTTTCAGCGCCTGCACAGGTCCAATGAGTTCGAGGGCAGCGGCATCGGCCTGGCAACCGTGCGGCGCATCATTCATCGTCACGGCGGCCGCATCTGGGCCGAAGGCGCCGTCGAGCAGGGCGCGACGTTCTATTTCACGCTAGCGCCCTCCAGCAGCAACGAGTGA
- a CDS encoding ABC transporter substrate-binding protein: MTYRCNRNDSGPTVRARWIWQSAVRVGALLTVVCFATTGLIAHAADSPSVVVQQVVDAVVAVLAGKNLTADQKRDKIQDVMYAHFDFTTLSRLVLARNWKQLSAEQQQTFVEEFKRHLSMTYGKIVETYNNERAVVSGDRAETGGDWTVKTKIVRSGAPEILVDYRLRQEEGAWKAIDVIIEGVSLVANFRSQFQEIVSNQGPQKLIDLLREKNAKGESLKS; encoded by the coding sequence ATGACGTACCGATGCAACCGCAACGACTCTGGCCCAACGGTGCGTGCCCGCTGGATCTGGCAGTCTGCCGTGCGTGTTGGGGCGCTGCTGACCGTTGTGTGTTTCGCGACCACTGGCTTGATAGCGCATGCTGCCGATAGCCCCTCGGTGGTGGTGCAGCAGGTTGTCGACGCGGTCGTTGCCGTGCTGGCCGGGAAGAACCTGACGGCGGACCAGAAGCGTGACAAGATTCAGGATGTCATGTACGCCCATTTTGATTTCACCACACTCTCCCGCTTGGTGCTGGCGCGCAATTGGAAGCAGCTATCCGCCGAACAGCAGCAGACGTTTGTCGAAGAATTCAAGCGGCACCTCTCGATGACCTACGGCAAGATCGTCGAGACCTACAACAACGAGCGCGCCGTGGTCAGCGGCGATCGCGCCGAAACCGGCGGCGATTGGACGGTGAAAACCAAGATCGTGCGCTCCGGCGCGCCGGAGATTCTGGTGGACTACCGCCTGCGGCAGGAGGAGGGCGCCTGGAAGGCGATCGACGTGATCATCGAAGGTGTGAGCCTGGTGGCCAACTTTCGCTCCCAGTTCCAGGAGATCGTCAGCAACCAGGGCCCGCAGAAACTCATCGATCTGCTGCGTGAGAAGAACGCCAAGGGCGAGTCCCTGAAATCCTGA
- a CDS encoding VacJ family lipoprotein, producing MRKLTPLAAVAAAGWLGLGWLSPAPAAAASDAPHHANYDPIEGVNRKIFWFNDQIDTYMLVPVAKGWDAIAPDRVKRCVSNFFQNLRFPIVAGNNLLQAKPVATVSDVGRFLVNTTVGGAGFFDPATKWGLKQHNEDFGQTLGYWGVPPGPYLVLPLLGPSNPRDTVGLAADSFSTVYPYFIDYVYTFGAAGTDLVNARALVLKDVEQIKGASLDYYAAVRDGYRQRRDALVHDRTDLSQEQQQDLYNVEANGGE from the coding sequence ATGCGCAAACTGACTCCTCTGGCCGCTGTTGCGGCGGCGGGTTGGCTTGGACTCGGCTGGTTGTCGCCGGCGCCCGCCGCGGCTGCGTCAGACGCACCCCATCATGCCAACTACGACCCGATCGAGGGCGTGAACCGCAAAATCTTCTGGTTCAATGACCAGATCGATACGTACATGCTGGTACCGGTGGCGAAGGGCTGGGATGCCATCGCGCCGGATCGTGTGAAGCGGTGCGTGTCGAACTTCTTTCAGAACCTGCGTTTTCCCATCGTGGCGGGAAACAATCTGTTGCAGGCGAAGCCCGTCGCGACGGTGTCCGATGTCGGCCGTTTCCTGGTGAATACGACGGTCGGCGGGGCGGGGTTTTTCGACCCGGCAACGAAGTGGGGACTGAAGCAGCACAACGAGGATTTCGGACAGACACTCGGCTATTGGGGCGTGCCACCGGGGCCCTATCTCGTGTTACCCTTGTTAGGCCCCTCGAACCCCCGTGATACGGTCGGGTTGGCGGCGGACTCGTTCAGCACCGTCTACCCGTACTTCATCGACTATGTCTACACCTTCGGCGCGGCTGGCACGGATCTGGTGAACGCGCGGGCGCTTGTGCTCAAAGATGTCGAGCAAATCAAGGGCGCGTCCCTCGACTACTACGCTGCAGTGCGAGATGGCTATCGTCAGCGACGTGACGCCTTGGTGCACGACCGCACCGACCTGTCTCAAGAACAGCAACAGGATCTCTATAATGTCGAAGCCAATGGCGGAGAATAG
- the mlaD gene encoding outer membrane lipid asymmetry maintenance protein MlaD, which translates to MRDFVVGLFVLAGLGAIAYLSMNVGNFSFRKDGGLMLFADFDETGGLKARAPVIIAGVKVGQVESITLNKDYRARLQLSLNASLKLPTDSSASIVTAGVLGDRYVSLQVGGDDKDLKSGDDIQFTESAVLLERMLGKFMYNTNSSAPSNTPKKE; encoded by the coding sequence GTGCGAGACTTCGTGGTCGGGCTGTTCGTTTTGGCCGGCCTTGGCGCCATCGCGTACCTATCAATGAATGTCGGCAATTTTTCGTTTCGCAAAGACGGCGGCTTGATGCTGTTCGCCGATTTTGACGAAACGGGCGGGCTCAAAGCTCGTGCGCCGGTGATCATCGCCGGCGTCAAGGTTGGTCAGGTCGAATCGATTACGCTCAACAAGGATTACCGGGCCCGGCTCCAGCTCTCACTGAACGCTTCGCTGAAGCTCCCGACCGATTCGTCGGCTTCGATCGTCACCGCCGGCGTGCTCGGCGATCGCTACGTGTCGCTGCAAGTCGGAGGGGACGACAAGGACCTGAAGTCGGGCGACGATATCCAGTTCACCGAATCGGCTGTCCTGTTGGAGCGCATGCTGGGCAAGTTCATGTACAACACCAACAGCAGTGCCCCCAGCAATACCCCTAAGAAAGAATGA
- a CDS encoding MlaE family lipid ABC transporter permease subunit gives MIRFVRDLGWAALRFVDHLGKIAVFAAQIGRAVLTRPARLRPFVNELFNLGVLSLVIVCVSGLAVGMVLGLQGYHTLSQFGAAQSLGAGVGLILIREMGPVLTALLVTGRAGSATTAEIGTMAATEQLDGLRMMSINPIHLVVTPKTLAMICVMPLLSALFIVFGLGGGYLIGVTLMGLDGGTYVSSLRSAVDYYDDVVGSLLKALVFGVLVGLIATYRGYTANPTSAGVAAATTSTVVVGSVSVLIVDYIITALWGV, from the coding sequence ATGATCAGGTTCGTGCGAGACCTTGGCTGGGCGGCCCTCCGCTTCGTCGACCACCTCGGCAAGATTGCGGTCTTCGCGGCGCAGATTGGGCGCGCCGTGCTGACCCGGCCGGCGCGCCTCCGCCCCTTCGTCAACGAACTCTTCAACCTGGGTGTGCTGTCGCTGGTGATCGTGTGTGTTTCCGGCCTTGCCGTCGGCATGGTGTTGGGGCTGCAGGGCTACCACACATTGTCACAGTTTGGTGCGGCGCAGTCACTTGGGGCCGGCGTCGGCCTGATCCTCATTCGCGAGATGGGTCCGGTACTGACGGCGCTGCTGGTGACCGGCCGCGCCGGCTCGGCTACCACCGCAGAGATTGGGACAATGGCAGCCACGGAGCAACTCGACGGGCTGCGCATGATGTCGATCAATCCGATCCATCTCGTGGTGACCCCGAAAACATTGGCGATGATCTGCGTGATGCCACTGCTGTCCGCCCTGTTCATCGTATTCGGGCTCGGTGGCGGCTATCTTATCGGGGTGACACTCATGGGGCTCGACGGCGGCACCTATGTGTCCAGTCTGCGGTCGGCCGTCGATTACTACGATGACGTCGTCGGCAGTCTGCTCAAGGCGCTCGTGTTTGGCGTCCTGGTAGGCTTGATAGCGACGTATCGCGGATACACGGCGAACCCGACGTCGGCCGGGGTCGCCGCGGCGACGACCTCGACCGTGGTGGTAGGCTCGGTCTCCGTGCTGATTGTTGACTACATCATCACCGCGCTATGGGGAGTGTGA
- a CDS encoding ATP-binding cassette domain-containing protein, with the protein MAFEDREVLRALSCRFPRGKISVILGGSGSGKTTILRLIGGLIHPRRGRIIVAGEDISRLSETRMYHVRDKLGMMFQGGALLDSMTIFDNLAIPLREHTDMSETDIATEVHRQLTAVGLSGVDDLLPGQLSGGMIKRAALARAILTKPEILLCDEPFSGLDPISVKRIEALLHRINRELRITMLVSSHHIPSTMRMADEVVLLRPDGAVSGPPAQLHDSPDPRVAGFFNEEVDESIEGAETPGERRHATTHWVRA; encoded by the coding sequence ATGGCATTTGAGGACCGCGAGGTCTTACGGGCGCTATCCTGCCGCTTCCCGCGCGGGAAGATCTCCGTCATTCTCGGTGGTAGCGGCTCCGGCAAGACCACGATCTTGCGCCTGATTGGAGGCCTGATCCACCCGCGGCGTGGCCGCATTATCGTAGCGGGGGAGGATATCAGCCGGCTTTCGGAGACGCGGATGTACCACGTGCGGGATAAACTGGGCATGATGTTTCAAGGCGGCGCCTTGCTGGATTCAATGACGATTTTCGATAACTTGGCGATTCCTCTGCGGGAACATACGGACATGAGCGAGACGGATATCGCGACGGAAGTGCATCGGCAGCTCACCGCGGTCGGCTTGTCAGGGGTGGACGATCTGCTGCCGGGACAACTTTCGGGGGGGATGATCAAGCGTGCAGCGCTTGCCCGGGCGATCCTCACCAAGCCCGAAATCCTGCTGTGCGATGAACCCTTTTCCGGACTCGATCCGATCTCGGTCAAACGCATCGAGGCGTTGCTGCACCGCATCAACCGCGAACTCCGCATCACCATGTTGGTATCGTCGCATCACATTCCGTCGACCATGCGGATGGCTGATGAAGTCGTGCTGCTGCGGCCTGATGGCGCCGTGTCCGGCCCGCCGGCGCAGCTCCACGACAGTCCCGATCCCCGCGTTGCCGGCTTCTTCAATGAGGAGGTTGACGAATCGATCGAGGGCGCGGAGACGCCTGGGGAGCGCAGGCATGCAACCACGCACTGGGTGCGCGCATGA
- a CDS encoding FAD-dependent oxidoreductase, with the protein MQTVTAELRRAMPVEAASLEPVSVVRHLHTYPQYRLGMFEKLLRLKATEGKPKGLYFAGDYTDGGLIEGAAQSGYKAAQRLMTA; encoded by the coding sequence ATGCAGACCGTCACGGCGGAGCTGCGCAGGGCGATGCCTGTGGAAGCGGCGTCGCTCGAGCCGGTTTCCGTCGTCAGACACCTACACACGTATCCTCAATACCGACTTGGAATGTTTGAGAAGCTCTTGCGCTTGAAAGCTACGGAAGGAAAGCCCAAGGGGCTGTATTTCGCCGGCGATTACACCGACGGGGGGCTGATCGAGGGCGCCGCCCAATCAGGATACAAGGCCGCGCAGAGGTTGATGACGGCCTAG
- a CDS encoding AraC family transcriptional regulator, which translates to MLGTWALTVVAALDARGFDGQAVAVRAGIDPATLHDPDSRHPIAVTTRLWRLAVDITGDPCFGLWASRFVTQTTFHALGFAVFASRTLRDAFERFVRYGRLVSDAAEIQLRRVGQHEHFRLVLPEGDGRPADESIDAILAVIARTARMLSGGKVNPVAVRLERPEPSPSEAFRKVFRAPVQFGQRENVLKFVAADLDGQLPAGNTELARYNDEVMARCLDRMIVGTISSRLRSWLVEQLSAGEPREGAAARALGMSLRNLQRRLQDEGTTYREALNGTRGEMARAYLEQGRTSVTEIAFLVGFGDTSSFSRAFRRWTGLSPRAYIQDRARTRSRAS; encoded by the coding sequence GTGCTGGGTACGTGGGCGCTCACGGTCGTAGCGGCGCTCGACGCCCGCGGATTCGACGGCCAGGCTGTGGCGGTGCGTGCTGGGATCGATCCGGCAACGCTCCACGACCCGGATTCCCGCCACCCAATTGCGGTGACCACGCGGCTCTGGCGTCTCGCGGTGGACATCACCGGCGATCCCTGCTTCGGCCTGTGGGCCTCCCGCTTCGTGACCCAGACCACGTTTCACGCGCTGGGCTTCGCGGTGTTCGCCAGCCGCACCTTGCGGGACGCCTTCGAGCGGTTCGTCCGCTATGGCCGCCTGGTCAGCGACGCGGCCGAGATACAGCTCCGGCGGGTTGGGCAACACGAACACTTCCGCCTCGTCCTGCCCGAAGGCGACGGACGGCCCGCCGACGAGTCGATCGACGCCATCCTCGCCGTCATCGCGCGTACCGCGCGCATGTTGTCGGGCGGCAAGGTGAACCCGGTTGCCGTGCGGCTCGAGCGACCGGAGCCGTCGCCTTCTGAAGCGTTCCGGAAGGTGTTTCGCGCTCCGGTCCAATTCGGGCAACGCGAGAACGTTCTCAAGTTTGTCGCCGCCGATCTCGACGGCCAGCTTCCCGCAGGCAACACCGAGTTGGCGCGGTACAACGACGAGGTCATGGCGCGCTGTCTCGACCGGATGATCGTAGGCACGATCTCCAGCCGGCTGCGCAGCTGGCTCGTCGAGCAGCTCTCGGCAGGGGAGCCGCGCGAGGGAGCGGCGGCGCGCGCGCTCGGCATGAGTCTGCGCAACCTCCAGCGTCGTCTCCAAGACGAGGGCACGACCTATCGGGAAGCGTTGAACGGCACCCGGGGGGAGATGGCGCGCGCCTACCTCGAACAGGGCCGCACCTCGGTGACCGAGATTGCCTTTCTGGTCGGCTTTGGCGATACGAGTAGCTTTTCGCGCGCCTTCCGGCGCTGGACGGGGCTGTCGCCGCGCGCTTACATCCAAGACCGTGCTCGTACTCGGAGTCGGGCGAGCTGA
- a CDS encoding efflux RND transporter periplasmic adaptor subunit gives MTRSRLALAVAIGIAAAATGLYLVLSRLPVGSQANRVLLLSGNIEAHESVIGFKAVQSRVVELPFDEGQWVEAGTLLARLDAADYQQQVTIGEAALRTRRAELASAKQGLEAARNGVLADVADQALRKLDWQRTGTLWHQGITSRSEFDHVETALKQSDAILQRDRALEAARAGDIEVARATVRTAHEQLRLARILLDYTVLRAPFAGVILVRQAELGEVMLPGTPVVTLADLNHVWLRAYVQETDLGRIRWGQAAIIHTDTYPDRRYAGRISFISSKAEFTPKSVETHAERVTLVYRIRIDVENPAQELKPGMPADATIDLASAGANG, from the coding sequence ATGACGCGTTCCCGCTTGGCTCTTGCAGTCGCGATTGGCATCGCCGCGGCGGCAACTGGGCTGTATCTCGTACTCTCGCGCCTGCCCGTAGGGTCCCAGGCCAACCGCGTGTTGCTCCTCTCGGGCAACATCGAGGCACACGAAAGCGTGATCGGATTCAAGGCGGTGCAATCGCGGGTCGTGGAGCTGCCGTTCGACGAGGGGCAGTGGGTCGAGGCGGGTACGCTGCTGGCACGACTCGACGCCGCGGACTACCAGCAACAGGTAACCATCGGTGAGGCCGCGCTCCGTACCCGTCGCGCCGAGCTCGCCTCGGCGAAGCAGGGGCTGGAGGCGGCACGCAACGGGGTGCTCGCCGATGTGGCCGACCAGGCGCTGCGGAAACTCGACTGGCAGCGGACCGGGACGCTCTGGCACCAGGGCATCACATCGCGCTCCGAATTCGACCACGTGGAAACCGCCCTCAAGCAGTCCGACGCGATCCTCCAGCGCGACCGCGCCCTCGAGGCCGCGCGGGCTGGCGATATCGAGGTCGCTCGCGCGACGGTGCGGACGGCACACGAGCAGCTCCGGTTGGCGCGCATCCTCCTCGACTATACCGTCCTGCGGGCGCCGTTCGCCGGCGTGATTCTGGTCCGCCAAGCCGAGCTCGGCGAGGTCATGCTTCCGGGAACCCCGGTCGTCACGCTCGCGGACCTCAATCACGTCTGGCTCCGGGCTTACGTGCAAGAAACCGACCTGGGCCGCATCCGCTGGGGACAAGCGGCGATCATCCACACCGACACCTATCCGGACCGCCGCTACGCGGGCCGCATCTCGTTCATCTCGTCGAAGGCCGAGTTCACCCCGAAGAGTGTCGAGACGCACGCCGAGCGCGTGACGCTCGTCTACCGCATCCGCATCGACGTGGAGAACCCGGCGCAGGAGCTGAAGCCCGGGATGCCGGCCGATGCAACGATCGACCTCGCGTCGGCAGGGGCCAATGGTTGA
- a CDS encoding ABC transporter ATP-binding protein yields the protein MVESPAAITVDGLTKQFAGVTAVDRLHFAVATGEIFCLVGPDGAGKTTTMRMLAGVMAPDAGSATVAGYDVVHDPEGVKNHISYMPQRFGLYEELTVDENIRFYADLFGIDRREREARSAQLLAAAGMARFHDRLAGQLSGGMKQKLGLSCALIHTPRVLLLDEPTTGVDPVSRRDFWRILYRLAAEGVTVLASTAYLDEAERCHRLALLHQGRLLLCDAPARLKASMPGAVVAVTAPTPAAVRDEIQGMPGVSSILVVGGGVHLVVDDAERRLPAIRERLRAAAIPFSEVVQVAPTIEDLFVASVGSQGGGGS from the coding sequence ATGGTTGAGTCGCCTGCGGCGATCACGGTCGACGGACTCACCAAGCAGTTCGCCGGCGTGACCGCCGTGGATCGCCTGCACTTCGCGGTTGCGACGGGGGAGATCTTCTGCCTCGTCGGTCCCGATGGCGCCGGGAAGACCACCACGATGCGGATGCTCGCGGGTGTCATGGCACCGGACGCGGGCTCGGCGACGGTCGCTGGCTACGATGTCGTGCACGACCCCGAGGGCGTAAAGAACCACATCAGTTACATGCCGCAGCGCTTCGGTCTCTACGAAGAGCTGACCGTGGACGAGAACATCCGCTTCTACGCTGATCTCTTCGGGATCGATCGGCGCGAGCGCGAGGCGCGTTCGGCGCAGCTGCTGGCCGCCGCCGGCATGGCGCGTTTCCACGACCGACTCGCGGGCCAGCTCTCCGGTGGCATGAAGCAGAAGCTCGGTTTAAGCTGCGCGCTGATTCACACGCCGCGTGTGCTCCTCCTCGACGAGCCGACGACGGGCGTCGACCCGGTTTCGCGCCGCGATTTCTGGCGTATCCTTTACAGGCTCGCCGCGGAGGGCGTCACGGTGCTCGCCTCGACGGCTTATCTGGATGAGGCCGAGCGCTGCCATCGTCTCGCGCTCCTCCACCAGGGCCGCCTCCTCCTCTGCGACGCCCCCGCCCGCCTGAAAGCCTCCATGCCCGGGGCCGTGGTCGCAGTCACCGCCCCCACGCCGGCGGCGGTACGCGACGAGATCCAGGGAATGCCGGGTGTCTCGAGCATTCTGGTGGTTGGCGGCGGCGTGCATCTGGTCGTCGACGACGCCGAGCGCCGCCTGCCGGCGATCCGCGAGCGGCTCCGCGCCGCTGCAATCCCGTTTTCGGAGGTCGTCCAGGTCGCGCCGACGATCGAGGACCTCTTTGTGGCGTCGGTCGGCAGCCAGGGTGGGGGTGGATCGTGA
- a CDS encoding ABC transporter ATP-binding protein has product MNEPAAAVVVQDLVKRFGTFTAVDHVSFDASRGEVLGFLGPNGAGKSTIIRILCGLLHPTSGKVLVGGLDVARQPEAVRAQIGYMSQRFSLYNDLTAVENLRFFGGLYGVTAAEFGPRLRWAIEMSGLAGRETALVATLAGGWKQRLALGCAVLHQPSILFLDEPTSGVDPISRRQFWDLIHRMAATGVTVFVSTHYMDEAEYCNRLALVDRGRLVALGTPSELKRTTMTGGLLLVECEPLGEALVALEQAPGVLEAAIFGNAFHVTVLAIEPALRELPRYLGARGLRCGRITPIPLSLEDVFVQKVGREAAAGATAA; this is encoded by the coding sequence GTGAACGAACCGGCGGCCGCTGTCGTGGTCCAAGATCTTGTGAAGCGCTTCGGCACCTTCACCGCCGTCGACCACGTCAGCTTTGATGCCAGCCGCGGCGAGGTGCTGGGCTTCCTGGGCCCGAACGGCGCGGGGAAGTCGACGATCATTCGCATTCTGTGCGGCCTGCTCCACCCGACATCGGGCAAGGTGCTCGTAGGCGGCCTCGACGTCGCGCGGCAGCCCGAGGCGGTCCGGGCACAGATCGGCTACATGTCGCAGCGCTTCTCCCTGTACAACGACCTCACCGCGGTCGAGAACCTCCGCTTCTTCGGCGGGCTCTACGGTGTCACCGCTGCGGAGTTCGGACCTCGCCTGCGGTGGGCAATCGAAATGTCGGGCCTTGCCGGCCGCGAGACGGCGCTCGTCGCGACCCTCGCTGGCGGCTGGAAGCAGCGTCTTGCCCTCGGCTGCGCCGTGCTGCACCAGCCGAGCATCCTCTTCCTCGACGAGCCGACGTCCGGGGTCGATCCCATCTCGCGGCGGCAGTTCTGGGATCTCATCCACCGCATGGCCGCCACCGGAGTCACCGTCTTCGTGTCGACGCACTACATGGACGAGGCCGAGTACTGCAACCGCCTGGCCCTCGTCGACCGCGGCCGGTTGGTGGCACTGGGCACGCCGAGCGAGCTCAAGCGGACCACCATGACCGGAGGGTTGCTGCTCGTGGAGTGCGAACCCCTCGGCGAGGCGCTGGTCGCGCTCGAACAGGCACCCGGCGTCCTCGAGGCGGCGATCTTCGGTAACGCCTTCCACGTGACCGTCCTTGCCATCGAGCCGGCGCTGCGTGAGCTGCCGCGCTACCTCGGCGCGCGCGGGCTCCGCTGCGGGCGGATCACGCCCATCCCGCTCTCGCTCGAGGACGTCTTCGTCCAGAAGGTGGGGAGGGAAGCCGCCGCGGGAGCGACGGCGGCATGA